In Gemmatimonadaceae bacterium, one genomic interval encodes:
- a CDS encoding DUF87 domain-containing protein, with the protein MKSINGDSAVTYLGRTNTSRSERIFGIRQLDRRSHIAIIGKTGTGKSTLLQNIVCQDILAERGGALIDPHGDLVRAALRCVPESGRQNIVLLDAADPSLRYRFNPFAGIAPSHRALAAAGLVEVFKKIWSDDWGPRLEHLLRNVVFTLLERPDSSLADIPRLIADRTFRSGIIASIEDPVVKEFWTNEFEKYSPGFRSVVVAPLQNKIGAPLTDPILRRILTEPGEWLDLRQIMDAGKFLLVNLDKGRIGEGPAATLGSFLVSHLALSAVARSDTPEAERRDFAIVLDEFQTFTTLSVATMLVELRKYRVGMVLANQHLSQLDPAIRDAVFGNAGTIISFRVGAADGAFLAREFAPVFSAEDFISLPRYHVYLRLLIDGEASRPYSATTLPPPF; encoded by the coding sequence ATGAAATCGATCAACGGAGACTCCGCAGTCACGTATCTTGGACGCACTAACACCAGCCGTAGCGAAAGGATATTTGGCATTCGACAGCTCGACCGCCGGAGTCACATTGCGATCATCGGCAAGACTGGCACGGGCAAGTCTACGCTCCTGCAGAACATCGTGTGCCAGGACATTCTCGCGGAGCGCGGCGGCGCACTGATCGATCCGCATGGCGATCTCGTTCGTGCAGCCTTGAGATGCGTTCCCGAATCTGGCCGACAGAACATCGTGCTCCTCGATGCGGCAGATCCATCCCTTCGCTACCGATTCAACCCTTTCGCTGGCATCGCGCCAAGCCATCGCGCTCTCGCCGCGGCCGGGCTCGTCGAGGTCTTCAAGAAGATCTGGTCGGACGACTGGGGTCCGCGTCTCGAGCATCTTCTGCGGAACGTGGTATTCACGCTGCTCGAACGACCGGACTCGTCGCTCGCAGACATCCCGCGATTGATCGCGGATCGCACCTTCCGGTCCGGGATAATCGCGAGCATCGAGGACCCGGTGGTCAAGGAGTTCTGGACGAACGAATTCGAGAAGTACTCGCCGGGTTTTCGCTCAGTCGTAGTCGCGCCGCTTCAAAACAAGATCGGCGCCCCCCTCACGGACCCGATCCTCCGTCGTATTCTCACCGAACCGGGTGAGTGGCTCGACCTGCGCCAGATCATGGACGCTGGGAAATTTCTCCTCGTCAATCTGGACAAGGGGCGGATCGGCGAAGGACCGGCCGCTACCCTCGGTTCGTTTCTCGTTTCTCACTTGGCTCTCTCAGCCGTAGCGCGATCCGATACTCCAGAAGCGGAGCGAAGAGATTTCGCCATCGTGCTTGATGAGTTTCAGACCTTCACCACGCTCTCGGTGGCGACGATGCTCGTTGAGCTTCGGAAGTACCGTGTCGGAATGGTTCTCGCCAACCAACACCTCTCGCAGCTCGATCCCGCCATCCGGGACGCTGTCTTCGGCAACGCGGGCACGATTATCTCGTTTCGAGTCGGAGCGGCCGACGGAGCGTTTCTGGCGCGCGAGTTCGCGCCTGTCTTCTCGGCGGAGGATTTCATCAGCCTTCCTCGCTACCACGTCTATCTCCGTCTCCTCATAGACGGAGAAGCCTCACGACCATATTCAGCCACCACCCTTCCGCCGCCGTTCTGA
- a CDS encoding helix-turn-helix transcriptional regulator, producing the protein MAQKLGTNAWTMKHWEEHLKLRIEIRFYPAILAFLGYNPLQDPKTRGQAIRRERYTRGWSRQQLARAAGVDEGTIQRLENDRKGMAKKPAQAVRKVLGITADPNKTGGQ; encoded by the coding sequence TTGGCGCAAAAGCTCGGAACCAACGCTTGGACGATGAAGCATTGGGAAGAACACCTGAAATTGCGGATAGAGATCAGGTTCTATCCCGCCATCCTCGCGTTCCTTGGCTATAACCCGTTGCAGGATCCCAAGACGCGTGGGCAAGCGATTAGACGCGAGCGGTATACGCGCGGTTGGTCGCGGCAGCAGTTGGCTAGAGCTGCCGGCGTTGATGAAGGCACGATTCAGCGGCTTGAAAACGACCGGAAGGGTATGGCGAAAAAGCCCGCACAAGCCGTCCGCAAAGTGCTGGGTATCACAGCCGATCCTAACAAAACCGGGGGCCAATAA
- a CDS encoding helix-turn-helix transcriptional regulator, protein MRSRLDAATLGSFLTIHTDSLHDALAAVRNPSARALLLSPRMLNGFNLPDIGKLVLSGTGVLPVAILGGQGPTVGQELLDLGACGVRRLVDLSDRDGWNKLREMVSDAARATTMEILGSVLSALGDPTPGSRQFFDTLVRVAPKVTTLKVLASVALQAHASTLMSRFFRASLPSPKRYLAEIRLVYAAALLDSPGASIADVAYRLDYSSPQSFGRHIRAIAGVPASEFRRSSFSTVLNQYTTSLIVPYQATFRSFNPLGLTELSRARP, encoded by the coding sequence ATGCGTAGCAGACTAGATGCTGCCACACTCGGCTCGTTCCTGACAATCCACACGGATTCACTTCACGATGCGTTGGCAGCCGTTCGGAATCCCTCGGCCCGTGCCTTGCTGCTGTCTCCCAGGATGCTCAACGGCTTCAATCTTCCTGATATCGGCAAACTCGTATTGAGTGGCACGGGGGTTTTACCCGTGGCGATTCTGGGTGGCCAAGGCCCAACTGTTGGTCAAGAATTGCTTGACCTCGGGGCATGCGGCGTTCGACGACTTGTCGATCTCAGCGACCGCGATGGGTGGAATAAGTTGCGGGAAATGGTATCCGACGCCGCACGCGCCACCACCATGGAGATTCTCGGGTCGGTACTTTCAGCCCTTGGCGATCCTACTCCGGGAAGTCGACAGTTCTTCGATACGTTGGTCCGGGTGGCGCCGAAGGTGACGACGCTGAAGGTTCTCGCATCGGTGGCACTACAGGCACACGCGAGCACGCTCATGTCTCGATTCTTTCGGGCGAGTTTGCCCTCGCCGAAGCGATACCTCGCTGAAATAAGACTCGTCTACGCCGCAGCGTTGTTGGACTCGCCGGGGGCTTCAATCGCCGACGTCGCCTATCGGCTCGACTATTCATCTCCGCAGAGCTTCGGCAGACATATCCGCGCGATAGCAGGCGTGCCGGCAAGTGAGTTCAGGCGATCTTCGTTCTCGACTGTACTCAATCAGTACACGACGAGTTTGATTGTTCCTTATCAAGCCACGTTTCGGTCGTTCAATCCACTCGGTTTGACTGAGCTGTCTCGGGCGAGGCCTTAG
- a CDS encoding HD domain-containing phosphohydrolase: protein MALRMGFSTATAEAIRCIDEHWDGTGAPEGRIGHEIPIFSRIILLAQTLDAFHTQRGLFRALRMARERSGEWFDPTLVRIARSWREDTDWWEALLSPDAMSMALALEPQQHTRYVDDKGLDEVARAFAEIIDAKSSYTYQHSTNVAKYARATAYELGFERREVSVINRAALLHDIGKLGVASAILDKAGPMTMDERAEMQRHPLFTWEILQRVGAFSGFARTAALHHEKLDGTGYPWGVKGEELDLPARILCVADIYEALTAHRPYRVGFSREAALKIVRAGSRTQLCALATEALAEATRHLRVAIGS from the coding sequence ATGGCGCTGAGAATGGGCTTTTCGACAGCTACAGCCGAAGCCATTCGGTGTATTGACGAGCACTGGGACGGAACCGGCGCGCCGGAGGGAAGGATCGGGCACGAGATCCCCATATTCTCCCGGATAATCCTGCTGGCGCAGACTCTCGATGCATTTCACACGCAGCGCGGACTGTTTCGCGCTCTCCGCATGGCCCGCGAGCGGAGCGGGGAGTGGTTCGATCCGACGCTGGTCCGCATCGCCCGCAGCTGGCGCGAGGATACGGATTGGTGGGAGGCGCTTCTTTCTCCGGACGCGATGTCCATGGCCCTCGCACTCGAGCCGCAGCAGCACACGCGGTACGTGGACGACAAGGGCCTCGACGAAGTAGCCCGCGCTTTCGCCGAGATCATTGACGCGAAGTCGTCGTACACATATCAGCATTCGACCAATGTTGCGAAGTACGCCCGCGCTACGGCGTACGAGCTCGGCTTCGAGAGGCGCGAGGTATCGGTGATCAATCGCGCAGCTCTGCTGCACGATATCGGCAAGCTTGGAGTTGCGTCGGCGATACTCGACAAGGCGGGGCCGATGACGATGGACGAGCGGGCAGAGATGCAGCGGCACCCGCTGTTCACGTGGGAGATACTTCAGCGAGTCGGTGCGTTCTCGGGCTTCGCGCGCACCGCGGCGCTGCACCACGAGAAGCTGGACGGAACCGGCTATCCATGGGGCGTGAAAGGTGAGGAGCTGGACCTCCCGGCGAGGATTCTCTGTGTCGCCGACATCTACGAGGCGCTCACCGCGCACCGTCCGTATCGCGTCGGCTTCAGCCGCGAAGCGGCCCTGAAGATCGTTCGCGCCGGAAGCAGGACTCAGCTCTGCGCTCTGGCCACCGAAGCGCTCGCCGAAGCCACTCGTCATCTGCGCGTCGCGATCGGTTCCTGA
- a CDS encoding class I SAM-dependent methyltransferase, with translation MTSGRRPAASAAGGSLIKSLADNSDAASLATRMRRARFALFLSLLARLEGHVEVLDIGGTQEFWTLMTGGDPGDVRVTLLNIARQQVTSPKFVSAVGDARAMPQFDDRSFDVVFSNSVIEHVGSYQDQRRMADEVQRVGKHYFVQTPNKRFPLEPHFLVPWFQYLPSTVRAWMVNRFDVGWYKRIPELAAARAEVDSIQLLTRKRFTALFPSATIHIEKLGGLAKSFVAYGGW, from the coding sequence GTGACTTCCGGCAGACGGCCGGCCGCGTCAGCCGCCGGCGGTTCGCTGATAAAATCGCTTGCCGACAACAGCGACGCGGCGTCGCTCGCAACCCGCATGCGACGCGCGCGGTTCGCGCTGTTCCTGTCGCTGCTGGCGAGGCTCGAAGGCCACGTCGAAGTCCTCGACATCGGCGGAACGCAGGAGTTCTGGACCCTGATGACCGGCGGTGATCCCGGCGACGTCCGGGTCACGCTCCTCAACATCGCACGCCAGCAGGTGACGTCGCCGAAGTTCGTCAGCGCGGTCGGCGACGCGCGAGCCATGCCCCAGTTCGATGACCGATCGTTCGACGTCGTCTTCTCCAACTCGGTGATCGAGCACGTGGGGAGCTACCAGGATCAGCGCCGCATGGCGGACGAAGTGCAACGCGTCGGGAAGCACTACTTCGTTCAGACTCCGAACAAGCGCTTCCCTCTGGAGCCGCACTTTCTCGTCCCCTGGTTTCAGTATCTGCCGTCCACGGTTCGCGCCTGGATGGTGAACCGGTTCGACGTGGGGTGGTACAAGCGCATTCCCGAGCTTGCCGCGGCGCGGGCGGAGGTGGATTCGATCCAGCTGCTCACCCGGAAACGATTCACTGCGCTTTTTCCGAGCGCGACGATTCATATCGAAAAGCTGGGCGGGCTCGCGAAGTCCTTCGTGGCTTACGGCGGCTGGTAG
- a CDS encoding site-specific DNA-methyltransferase, producing the protein MAELKIFRAFDRVSARGRLYHGDALDLLESLDDGSASIVFLDPPFNLGKKYNSRKRTQDNQPEAVYQAWMETILKQAIRVLAPGGALYLYHIPIWAMRLGGIVERDLVLRHWIAISMKNGFVRGKRLYPAHYSLLYFTKGPPKNFRRPKVKPVVCRYCKKTVKDYGGYRTIIEKKGINLSDFWDDVSPVRHASTKLRKQNQLPLSVTDRVFHISGTKGGLAVDPFAGSGSALVSAVTHGMRFAACDAVKDNCRVIERRLDSLKASTREKK; encoded by the coding sequence TTGGCCGAGCTCAAAATATTTCGCGCCTTCGATAGGGTCAGTGCACGTGGCCGACTGTACCATGGGGACGCGCTTGACCTCCTAGAGTCGCTGGATGACGGGTCGGCATCGATTGTCTTTCTTGATCCCCCTTTTAACCTGGGGAAAAAATACAACTCAAGGAAACGCACACAGGATAACCAGCCCGAGGCCGTTTATCAGGCCTGGATGGAAACCATCCTGAAACAGGCGATCCGGGTGTTGGCTCCGGGTGGAGCGCTCTACCTCTACCACATCCCGATTTGGGCCATGCGGCTTGGCGGCATCGTCGAACGGGATCTTGTTCTGCGCCACTGGATCGCCATCTCGATGAAGAACGGATTCGTTCGAGGCAAACGCCTATATCCAGCGCACTACTCGCTCCTGTACTTCACGAAAGGACCCCCGAAGAACTTCCGACGGCCGAAGGTCAAGCCCGTTGTTTGCCGCTACTGCAAGAAGACCGTCAAAGACTACGGGGGCTATCGAACGATCATCGAGAAGAAGGGCATCAACCTCAGCGATTTTTGGGACGACGTTAGCCCGGTTCGCCATGCGAGCACCAAGTTGCGAAAGCAGAATCAGCTTCCGCTGAGTGTCACTGATCGCGTGTTCCACATCAGCGGCACGAAGGGTGGCCTTGCAGTCGATCCGTTCGCAGGAAGTGGAAGTGCTCTTGTTTCGGCCGTGACACACGGGATGCGATTTGCGGCCTGCGACGCTGTGAAGGACAATTGTCGCGTCATCGAAAGGCGCCTAGACAGCCTCAAGGCCTCTACCCGGGAAAAGAAATGA
- a CDS encoding ATP-binding protein, with protein MTLQADATPTKRFFIDNLTRDLTLEDAILDLVDNSIDAFIRTRNIDVSPALLRGAIDGGGLPASAPAAPPIKITVNANEIVIADRCGGIAVDRAETEVFRIGRVDSEIESALGVYGIGLKRAIFKIGRDITIQSHTENDGFLMRLDVNKWAGEDSWMIPFEVAPKAKSKAQAGTTITIRKLTPEVLLRIKDPVLMRRLFEGLSSTYTLFLGRFLHITLNDKPVAAKPLPLGSSADLEPAFRELTFGDVKVELFAGLAGRKAGEWNIDRAGWYVLCNGRVVVHADKTETTGWGLNGPQFVSKYRGFVGIAFFFSENPASLPWTTTKRGLNQESEAYLRTRLEMMATARPVLTFLNNMYPSEPAPDVAERTMVDKLTVVDLRSITAKPNAAFTAKVIRQAKKNVSVQYSAPLADVEQIKKKINKPSMGAGAVGLHTFKYFLRMECAE; from the coding sequence ATGACTCTTCAAGCCGATGCGACACCGACGAAGCGCTTCTTCATCGATAACCTGACTCGGGATCTGACCCTCGAAGACGCGATTCTCGACCTCGTGGATAACTCGATCGATGCGTTCATCAGAACTCGGAATATCGACGTGTCACCTGCCTTGCTCCGAGGTGCCATTGACGGCGGCGGACTTCCCGCGAGTGCTCCGGCGGCGCCCCCGATCAAGATAACTGTCAACGCGAACGAAATTGTCATCGCAGACCGATGCGGTGGCATCGCCGTTGACAGGGCGGAAACTGAAGTGTTTAGGATTGGCAGGGTCGACTCAGAGATTGAGAGCGCCCTTGGCGTCTACGGCATCGGGCTGAAACGCGCAATCTTCAAGATCGGGCGAGACATCACGATCCAATCCCACACCGAAAATGATGGATTCCTGATGAGACTCGACGTGAATAAGTGGGCTGGGGAAGACAGCTGGATGATTCCCTTCGAAGTCGCTCCGAAGGCGAAATCAAAGGCGCAGGCGGGAACGACCATAACCATCCGTAAGCTCACGCCCGAGGTGCTACTGCGCATCAAGGATCCCGTCCTGATGAGGCGCCTCTTCGAGGGGCTTTCCAGCACCTACACGCTGTTCCTGGGACGATTCCTACACATCACCCTTAACGACAAGCCGGTGGCCGCGAAGCCCCTTCCGCTTGGCAGCTCCGCAGATCTGGAACCGGCTTTTCGCGAACTCACCTTCGGTGACGTGAAGGTTGAACTCTTTGCGGGGTTGGCCGGAAGAAAGGCCGGGGAGTGGAATATCGATCGCGCTGGTTGGTACGTCCTCTGTAATGGCCGAGTTGTTGTTCATGCCGACAAGACGGAGACAACCGGGTGGGGCCTCAACGGCCCGCAGTTCGTTAGCAAGTACCGCGGATTCGTCGGGATCGCGTTTTTCTTCTCGGAGAACCCAGCCTCTCTGCCCTGGACGACGACGAAGCGGGGTCTGAACCAAGAATCGGAAGCCTATCTCCGCACCCGCCTTGAGATGATGGCTACCGCGCGGCCCGTGCTGACCTTCCTGAACAATATGTATCCGAGCGAACCGGCTCCGGATGTCGCGGAGCGGACCATGGTGGACAAGCTGACGGTTGTCGATCTGCGCTCGATAACCGCGAAGCCGAACGCAGCCTTTACAGCGAAGGTCATTCGCCAGGCGAAGAAGAATGTGTCCGTTCAGTACAGCGCGCCCTTGGCGGATGTCGAGCAAATCAAGAAGAAGATCAACAAACCCTCAATGGGCGCCGGTGCGGTCGGTCTCCACACCTTCAAGTATTTCCTTCGCATGGAGTGCGCGGAGTGA
- a CDS encoding type IV secretion system DNA-binding domain-containing protein has protein sequence MHPTDILRLFDQWEGRTRGVTTSSQRVPIEPAYSPLFPKERTPKPILDDARRPGLFDRPRPTIHEPAPSGVAESTETPRSAIQREIVEFELLLSADFAVKPGAARSWLASLRSLTEPLSFEVLGLPDRVVVQLACGVLDSASIIGSMRSYFPEAKARERRDFLRQEWERDEGYGVILGFGLEERVFRELRTEDKFDVDPLIGIIGELNRLSEGELGLVQLIVEPAKEPWGEEFENFALSIEDADSVLPLIRSKFSEPLFAAVLRVAAIAPEKDRAVERARNLAYAVSGAMRSEANELVLADSGEHSFETEVEDLLDRAAHRSGMLLSLSEILTLLHPPSTSVRSERLVRQGARTKSAPASAVGRGLLLGANEHDGETLQVSLSTEERLRHTYVIGASGTGKSTLLLSMAMQDIAAGNGFAVLDPHGDLIEDILARIPEERAGDVVVFDPADEAYPVGFNILSAHSELERTLLSSDLVAVFKRLSTSFGDQMVAVLGNAILAFLESTDGGTLLDLRRFLIDKSFRARFLETVQDEHVVSYWQEEFTLLKGLPHAPILTRLNTFLRPKLIRHMVAQKEDRLDMRAIMDGKKILVAKLSQGGIGEENSHLLGSLIVAKIAQAAMSRQDEAAAARVPFFLYIDEFQNFITPSLAAILSGARKYGLGLTLAHQEMRQLKSRSEEVASAALGNAFTRIVFRVGDQDAKTLADGFSFFEANDLQNLGIGEAIARIERPDFDFNLRTSPLAPVPEDVGRSRRNAVLYASRTNFATPKEEVESDLRARGAAERSGEVEEVRTAKRRTSRPETTSPTPVSTPPADHLPGRGGPQHKYLQSLIRKLAEDRGFKVTVETRVLDGHGHIDVYLEREELSIGCEISVSTRAEHETQNLSKCLSAGFGYAVLVSPDERTLSEARTLFGEVDEKRVRFLSPDDFIGFLDEFESPKLPVDEMHPIKSRGGGQGHSKEAPETQRMLIAEDAAAYLGLATQTLAKLRWSGDSPPYFKVGRRVLYERDELDAWLATRKRRSTSDVGSE, from the coding sequence ATGCATCCGACCGACATCCTCCGCCTCTTTGATCAGTGGGAGGGGCGGACCCGTGGCGTGACCACGTCGTCACAACGTGTTCCGATCGAACCGGCGTACTCGCCACTCTTTCCAAAGGAGCGGACGCCGAAGCCCATTCTTGACGACGCGCGCAGGCCCGGACTGTTTGATCGCCCGCGCCCGACAATCCATGAGCCGGCGCCGAGCGGAGTAGCGGAATCCACGGAGACGCCCCGGTCCGCGATTCAGAGGGAGATTGTCGAGTTCGAGCTTCTTCTTTCGGCGGACTTCGCCGTGAAGCCGGGCGCGGCGAGAAGCTGGCTGGCATCTCTGCGGAGCCTCACCGAGCCCTTGAGTTTTGAAGTGCTTGGGCTGCCGGATAGAGTAGTGGTGCAGCTCGCCTGCGGCGTACTGGATTCCGCATCCATAATTGGCTCGATGCGCTCCTATTTCCCCGAAGCGAAAGCCCGAGAGAGAAGAGACTTCCTGCGGCAAGAATGGGAGCGAGATGAAGGATACGGCGTCATTCTCGGTTTCGGTCTCGAGGAACGCGTCTTCAGGGAGCTTCGGACCGAGGACAAGTTCGACGTCGATCCTCTCATCGGAATCATTGGAGAGTTGAACCGACTCTCGGAGGGAGAGCTTGGCCTTGTTCAGCTGATTGTAGAACCGGCGAAGGAACCGTGGGGAGAGGAGTTCGAGAACTTCGCATTAAGCATCGAAGATGCGGACAGCGTTCTTCCGCTTATTCGTTCCAAGTTCTCGGAGCCGCTTTTCGCCGCGGTTCTTCGGGTGGCAGCAATTGCACCCGAGAAAGATCGCGCCGTTGAAAGGGCGCGGAACTTGGCGTACGCGGTGTCCGGGGCTATGCGCTCTGAGGCAAACGAACTGGTTCTCGCTGACTCGGGCGAACACTCCTTTGAGACTGAGGTTGAAGACCTCCTGGACCGCGCCGCCCATCGGAGCGGCATGCTGCTCTCACTATCCGAAATCCTGACGCTGCTTCACCCGCCATCCACTTCCGTGCGTTCTGAGCGTCTGGTACGACAGGGCGCGCGCACGAAATCAGCTCCGGCATCCGCTGTCGGGCGCGGTCTTCTTCTCGGTGCGAATGAGCACGATGGAGAGACGCTCCAGGTGTCCCTCTCCACGGAAGAACGCCTGCGGCACACCTACGTCATCGGAGCGAGTGGCACGGGGAAAAGCACACTCCTTCTCTCGATGGCGATGCAAGACATCGCAGCCGGTAATGGCTTCGCTGTTCTTGACCCGCACGGCGACCTCATCGAGGACATCCTGGCACGTATTCCGGAGGAACGTGCGGGCGACGTTGTCGTCTTCGATCCTGCAGACGAAGCCTACCCCGTCGGTTTCAACATTCTTTCGGCGCATTCGGAACTCGAACGGACGCTTCTATCGTCCGACTTGGTAGCGGTCTTCAAACGTCTCTCTACGAGTTTCGGGGATCAGATGGTGGCGGTGCTCGGGAATGCGATCCTCGCATTCCTTGAAAGTACCGACGGCGGGACTCTTCTCGATCTCCGCCGATTTCTTATCGACAAGAGTTTCCGAGCGCGGTTCCTTGAAACCGTGCAGGACGAACACGTCGTCTCGTACTGGCAGGAAGAGTTCACGCTTCTGAAGGGGTTACCGCACGCTCCCATCCTGACCCGCCTCAATACTTTCCTCCGACCGAAGCTCATTCGGCACATGGTGGCGCAGAAGGAAGATCGCCTCGACATGCGAGCCATCATGGATGGGAAGAAGATTCTCGTCGCGAAGCTTTCCCAAGGTGGGATCGGCGAGGAGAACTCGCATCTCCTCGGGTCGCTCATCGTGGCGAAGATTGCCCAGGCGGCGATGAGTCGGCAGGACGAAGCGGCGGCGGCGCGAGTTCCATTCTTCCTTTATATCGACGAGTTCCAGAACTTCATTACGCCGTCGCTGGCGGCTATTCTCTCTGGCGCTCGCAAGTACGGACTCGGTCTCACTCTTGCGCATCAAGAGATGCGACAGCTCAAGAGTCGGAGCGAAGAGGTCGCGAGCGCAGCGCTCGGGAACGCATTTACCCGCATCGTCTTTCGCGTGGGAGATCAGGACGCGAAAACGCTCGCGGACGGATTCTCGTTCTTCGAAGCCAACGACTTGCAGAACCTTGGCATCGGCGAAGCAATCGCTCGAATCGAGCGTCCGGATTTCGACTTCAACCTTCGGACCTCTCCGCTCGCGCCAGTACCAGAAGACGTTGGCCGAAGTCGCCGGAATGCAGTTCTTTACGCGTCACGCACGAACTTCGCAACGCCGAAAGAGGAGGTTGAATCGGATCTCCGCGCACGGGGTGCAGCAGAACGAAGCGGAGAAGTCGAGGAGGTCCGAACTGCGAAAAGGCGTACATCACGACCAGAGACAACCTCGCCGACACCCGTCTCGACTCCACCCGCCGATCATCTTCCCGGCCGTGGCGGACCTCAGCACAAATATCTTCAGTCGCTAATACGCAAATTGGCCGAAGATCGCGGGTTCAAGGTGACCGTAGAAACGCGCGTGCTCGATGGTCACGGTCACATTGACGTCTATCTCGAACGGGAAGAACTCTCTATTGGCTGCGAAATTTCGGTGAGCACGCGCGCTGAGCACGAGACTCAGAATCTCTCGAAGTGCTTGTCCGCCGGATTCGGCTACGCGGTTCTCGTGAGTCCGGATGAGCGGACCCTCTCGGAAGCGCGAACGCTTTTCGGCGAAGTTGACGAGAAGCGTGTTCGATTCCTCTCGCCGGACGACTTCATCGGGTTCCTGGATGAATTCGAAAGTCCGAAGTTGCCGGTGGACGAGATGCACCCGATCAAGTCTCGGGGGGGCGGCCAAGGGCATAGCAAGGAGGCTCCCGAGACGCAGCGTATGCTCATTGCCGAAGATGCTGCCGCCTACCTCGGCCTCGCGACACAGACCCTCGCCAAGCTGCGATGGAGTGGCGACTCGCCGCCGTACTTCAAGGTGGGGCGGAGAGTCCTCTATGAGCGGGACGAGCTCGACGCCTGGCTCGCGACACGGAAGCGGCGTTCCACCTCGGACGTAGGCTCAGAATAG